In one window of Chanodichthys erythropterus isolate Z2021 chromosome 23, ASM2448905v1, whole genome shotgun sequence DNA:
- the ndufb4 gene encoding NADH dehydrogenase [ubiquinone] 1 beta subcomplex subunit 4 isoform X1 translates to MASYKEAPLATRPKTLDPAEYFNLSPDYRRAEENRAALRARLKRQYLLQLNNPHRQELIEDPALTRWTHARGSNIYPNFRPTAKTSLMGSLFGVLPLFVLYFVFKTDRDKREAKMKAGTFERPYKLSS, encoded by the exons ATGGCGAGCTACAAAGAGGCTCCTTTGGCTACACGGCCAAAAACATTAGATCCAGCCGAATATTTCAATCTTTCACCTGATTACCGGCGGGCTGAGGAGAATAGAGCGGCTCTGCGGGCTCGACTGAAGAGGCAGTATCTGTTGCAGCTCAACAATCCTCATCGGCAAGAGCTTATT GAGGATCCTGCTCTTACAAGATGGACACATGCGCGCGGCAGTAACATCTACCCCAACTTCAGACCAACTGCTAAAACATCATTGATGGGTAGCTTGTTTGGAGTTTTACCTCTCTTCGTCTTGTACTTTGTCTTTAAGACTGACAGG GACAAAAGGGAGGCGAAGATGAAAGCAGGGACCTTTGAGCGCCCCTATAAGCTGTCATCCTAA
- the ndufb4 gene encoding NADH dehydrogenase [ubiquinone] 1 beta subcomplex subunit 4 isoform X2, which yields MASYKEAPLATRPKTLDPAEYFNLSPDYRRAEENRAALRARLKRQYLLQLNNPHRQELIEDPALTRWTHARGSNIYPNFRPTAKTSLMGSLFGVLPLFVLYFVFKTDRVS from the exons ATGGCGAGCTACAAAGAGGCTCCTTTGGCTACACGGCCAAAAACATTAGATCCAGCCGAATATTTCAATCTTTCACCTGATTACCGGCGGGCTGAGGAGAATAGAGCGGCTCTGCGGGCTCGACTGAAGAGGCAGTATCTGTTGCAGCTCAACAATCCTCATCGGCAAGAGCTTATT GAGGATCCTGCTCTTACAAGATGGACACATGCGCGCGGCAGTAACATCTACCCCAACTTCAGACCAACTGCTAAAACATCATTGATGGGTAGCTTGTTTGGAGTTTTACCTCTCTTCGTCTTGTACTTTGTCTTTAAGACTGACAGGGTGAGCTGA
- the c23h11orf65 gene encoding protein MFI isoform X2: MTEHTNSFDRHHPTSPAEETTSETNVILVPQLEPVFSRAARIIQRAWRTHIDTAVFKYLKKLVSFHNQGDPRLLLRFINPAEANILDAASGALIRFRLGGPTYPPNIYFKIYTRAPIVDMCACSPKDYTQQKIPAPSQIHNGRQTICAEDDHSGWYQRVENNGWRILSCKISMFEDPITQNTNEKKIEFHHSKIHRRQDVARKRKIRKIEWMRKMYINEWMNLGTSKCCIVKDELSQSDQRDLTCVSVPDICKVHPISQDDSPVVSQHLDHI, from the exons ATGACTGAACACACAAACTCTTTTGACAG GCATCACCCGACATCTCCAGCTGAGGAAACTACATCAGAGACTAATGTCATTCTTGTCCCACAGCTGGAACCCGTTTTCAGCCGAGCAGCCAGGATCATCCAGCGAGCATGGAGGACACATATT GATACTGCTGTTTTCAAGTACCTCAAGAAACTAGTGAGCTTCCATAATCAAGGGGATCCACGTCTCCTTCTTAGATTTATTAACCCTGCAGAG GCTAATATTCTGGATGCTGCTTCAGGGGCTCTTATCCGATTCAGACTGGGTGGG CCAACCTATCCACCAAACATCTACTTTAAAATATACACTCGTGCACCCATAGTGGACATGTGTGCCTGCAGTCCTAAAGATTACACACAGCAAAAGATACCAGCACCAAGCCAGATCCATAATGGCCGACAGACGATCTGTGCTGAGGATGATCACTCTGGGTGGTACCAGCGGGTGGAGAACAATGGCTGGAGGATTTTGTCTTGCAAG ATTTCCATGTTTGAAGACCCAATAACTCAAAATACCAATGAGAAGAAGATAGAATTCCATCACAGCAAAATCCATCGGCGACAAGATGTTGCAAGAAAGAGGAAGATTCGAAAAATCGAATGGATGAGgaaaat GTATATCAATGAATGGATGAATTTGGGTACGAGCAAATGCTGCATAGTTAAAG ATGAGCTGTCACAGAGTGACCAGAGAGACTTGACTTGTGTCTCTGTGCCTGATATTTGTAAGGTTCATCCGATCAGTCAGGATGACAGTCCAGTGGTGAGCCAACATCTGGATCACATCTGA
- the c23h11orf65 gene encoding protein MFI isoform X1, with translation MTEHTNSFDRHHPTSPAEETTSETNVILVPQLEPVFSRAARIIQRAWRTHIDTAVFKYLKKLVSFHNQGDPRLLLRFINPAEANILDAASGALIRFRLGGPTYPPNIYFKIYTRAPIVDMCACSPKDYTQQKIPAPSQIHNGRQTICAEDDHSGWYQRVENNGWRILSCKISMFEDPITQNTNEKKIEFHHSKIHRRQDVARKRKIRKIEWMRKMYAEGLLHDHTEHCKTALLVHKSTQRTMDSLQQTEPDSVSEHEVDELLAWSNALNFDEYINEWMNLGTSKCCIVKDELSQSDQRDLTCVSVPDICKVHPISQDDSPVVSQHLDHI, from the exons ATGACTGAACACACAAACTCTTTTGACAG GCATCACCCGACATCTCCAGCTGAGGAAACTACATCAGAGACTAATGTCATTCTTGTCCCACAGCTGGAACCCGTTTTCAGCCGAGCAGCCAGGATCATCCAGCGAGCATGGAGGACACATATT GATACTGCTGTTTTCAAGTACCTCAAGAAACTAGTGAGCTTCCATAATCAAGGGGATCCACGTCTCCTTCTTAGATTTATTAACCCTGCAGAG GCTAATATTCTGGATGCTGCTTCAGGGGCTCTTATCCGATTCAGACTGGGTGGG CCAACCTATCCACCAAACATCTACTTTAAAATATACACTCGTGCACCCATAGTGGACATGTGTGCCTGCAGTCCTAAAGATTACACACAGCAAAAGATACCAGCACCAAGCCAGATCCATAATGGCCGACAGACGATCTGTGCTGAGGATGATCACTCTGGGTGGTACCAGCGGGTGGAGAACAATGGCTGGAGGATTTTGTCTTGCAAG ATTTCCATGTTTGAAGACCCAATAACTCAAAATACCAATGAGAAGAAGATAGAATTCCATCACAGCAAAATCCATCGGCGACAAGATGTTGCAAGAAAGAGGAAGATTCGAAAAATCGAATGGATGAGgaaaat GTATGCTGAGGGTCTCCTGCATGATCATACAGAACACTGCAAAACAGCTCTGCTGGTGCACAAATCCACACAAAGAACGATGGATTCACTCCAACAAACTGAACCAGATTCAGTTTCAGAGCATGAAGTGGATGAACTGCTCGCATGGAGCAATGCTCTTAATTTTGATGA GTATATCAATGAATGGATGAATTTGGGTACGAGCAAATGCTGCATAGTTAAAG ATGAGCTGTCACAGAGTGACCAGAGAGACTTGACTTGTGTCTCTGTGCCTGATATTTGTAAGGTTCATCCGATCAGTCAGGATGACAGTCCAGTGGTGAGCCAACATCTGGATCACATCTGA